A region from the Brassica napus cultivar Da-Ae chromosome C8, Da-Ae, whole genome shotgun sequence genome encodes:
- the LOC106399346 gene encoding probable E3 ubiquitin-protein ligase RHY1A, giving the protein MTSASELFSTRRSRPGRSDPDLESDPSLYRHHHHRCHGIHHHNHRHDSDGCDSPRRFSPRLQRFCHHLGLPERRPARDVQGTPQYLETESNSFGNLNGSERLPGSVLLARARLVQRLRGVSLSTNRSVQMESSFHSTVGVQVSYECNKKPHGLTQGAINGLHRQTFSSAGVKTERRDCSICLESFTNGDMLISLPCTHSFHSSCLNPWLKACGDCPYCRRAIAK; this is encoded by the exons ATGACGAGCGCATCAGAACTCTTCTCTACTCGAAGATCGCGTCCGGGCAGATCCGACCCGGATTTAGAATCAGACCCTTCTCTGTATCGACACCATCATCATCGCTGTCACGGAATCCATCATCATAATCACCGTCACGATTCCGACGGCTGTGATTCTCCCCGGCGTTTTTCGCCGCGTCTCCAACGCTTCTGTCACCATCTTGGCCTTCCG GAACGTAGACCTGCTCGTGACGTTCAAGGCACTCCACAGTATTTGGAAACTGAAAGCAACAGTTTTGGAAACCTAAATGGATCCGAGAGGCTTCCTGGATCTGTTCTTCTCGCAAGGGCAAGACTTGTCCAAAGATTGAGAGGCGTTTCTTTGTCTACCAACAGGTCTGTACAGATGGAATCCTCATTTCATTCCACAGTTGGGGTTCAAGTGTCTTATGAATGTAACAAGAAGCCACATGGTCTCACACAAGGTGCCATTAATGGTTTACACCGGCAAACTTTTAGCTCAGCCGGTGTTAAAACCGAGAGGAGAGATTGCAGCATATGTTTAGAGAGTTTCACTAACGGTGACATGCTTATATCCTTGCCATGTACCCACAGTTTCCATTCGTCGTGCTTAAACCCTTGGCTTAAAGCTTGTGGAGATTGCCCTTATTGCCGTAGAGCCATAGCTAAATGA
- the LOC106397236 gene encoding uncharacterized protein LOC106397236 isoform X2, translating into MEMEKKQGFFSALRDEVIRSFTPSRSRPRSRSASPSRSNSHMKALLWGRKKLLASSGCSRAAGGYHLASQPEPLIGRSESLRPVIEGPVPDNDETQTDSKRIGSGLGHWVKGQMSRAPSVASTRSDLRLLLGVLGAPLAPIKVSSSIRDSPIVETSTAHYILQQYTAASGGQKLQNSVKNAYANGKVKMITSELETPTRTVRNRNPTKPETGGFVLWQMNPDMWYVELSVGSSKVRAGCNGKLVWRHTPWLGSHTASGPVRPLRRALQGLDPRTTAAIFAGSKCVGEKKVNGEDSFILKLCTDPGTLKARSEGPAEIVRHILFGYFSQRTGLLVQIEDSQLIRIQSNSGDAVYWETTINSSLEDYRQVEGIMIAHSGRSVVTLFRFGEVAMSHTRTKMEERWTIEEVAFNVPGLSQDCFISPADLRSSSLLTEACEYSDREEKGKSSIVLAAHRAKVAALEKGKLGNDHPVWHIDV; encoded by the exons ATGGAAATGGAGAAGAAGCAAGGATTTTTCTCAGCGCTCAGAGACGAAGTCATCAGAAGCTTTACCCCTTCTCGCTCCAGGCCACGTTCTCGTTCCGCGAGCCCGTCCCGCTCAAACTCACACATGAAGGCTCTTCTCTGGGGCAGGAAGAAGCTACTCGCAAGCTCCGGATGCAGCCGCGCCGCCGGAGGATATCACCTAGCTTCGCAACCGGAGCCGTTAATCGGAAGATCGGAGAGCCTAAGACCTGTAATCGAAGGTCCTGTTCCAGATAACGACGAAACTCAAACGGATTCGAAACGAATCGGGTCGGGTCTAGGTCACTGGGTCAAAGGCCAGATGTCACGTGCTCCCTCCGTGGCTTCTACGAGGTCCGACTTAAGGCTCCTCCTCGGCGTCTTGGGAGCTCCTCTCGCACCTATTAAAGTCTCTTCCTCCATCAGAGACTCTCCCATCGTT GAAACTTCAACTGCACACTACATTCTGCAACAGTACACGGCGGCTTCAGGCGGCCAGAAGCTACAAAACTCCGTCAAAAACGCTTATGCTAATGGTAAGGTCAAGATGATAACCTCAGAGCTCGAAACTCCGACGAGAACTGTCCGTAACCGAAACCCGACAAAGCCTGAAACGGGAGGTTTTGTCCTCTGGCAGATGAATCCCGACATGTGGTACGTTGAGCTCTCTGTTGGTAGTAGTAAGGTTCGTGCTGGCTGTAATGGGAAGCTTGTTTGGAGACACACTCCTTGGCTCGGTTCCCACACTGCTAGTGGACCCGTCAGGCCACTTCGCCGTGCACTTCAG GGACTTGATCCGAGAACTACTGCTGCTATCTTTGCTGGGTCGAAATGTGTGGGAGAGAAGAAAGTGAACGGTGAAGATTCTTTCATTCTGAAGCTGTGTACTGACCCTGGAACACTTAAGGCGAGGAGTGAAGGACCAGCGGAGATCGTGAGACACATTCTCTTCGGTTACTTCAGCCAAAGGACAGGACTTTTGGTTCAAATCGAGGATTCTCAGCTGATCCGGATCCAGTCTAACAGTGGTGATGCTGTTTACTGGGAGACCACGATCAACTCGTCTCTGGAGGATTATAGACAAGTGGAAGGGATCATGATTGCTCACTCTGGACGCTCTGTTGTTACCCTTTTTAGATTCGGGGAAGTTGCGATGAGCCACACTAGGACAAAGATGGAGGAAAGATGGACCATTGAAGAGGTTGCTTTCAATGTTCCTGGTCTGTCTCAAGACTGCTTTATCTCACCGGCTGATCTTAGGTCTAGTTCTTTACTAACCGAGGCGTGTGAGTACTCGGATCGAGAAGAGAAAGGGAAGAGCTCGATCGTGTTGGCAGCTCATAGAGCTAAAGTTGCAGCATTGGAGAAAGGAAAGTTAGGCAATGACCACCCGGTATGGCATATTGATGTCTGA
- the LOC106397236 gene encoding uncharacterized protein LOC106397236 isoform X3 gives MEMEKKQGFFSALRDEVIRSFTPSRSRPRSRSASPSRSNSHMKALLWGRKKLLASSGCSRAAGGYHLASQPEPLIGRSESLRPVIEGPVPDNDETQTDSKRIGSGLGHWVKGQMSRAPSVASTRSDLRLLLGVLGAPLAPIKVSSSIRDSPIETSTAHYILQQYTAASGGQKLQNSVKNAYANGKVKMITSELETPTRTVRNRNPTKPETGGFVLWQMNPDMWYVELSVGSSKVRAGCNGKLVWRHTPWLGSHTASGPVRPLRRALQGLDPRTTAAIFAGSKCVGEKKVNGEDSFILKLCTDPGTLKARSEGPAEIVRHILFGYFSQRTGLLVQIEDSQLIRIQSNSGDAVYWETTINSSLEDYRQVEGIMIAHSGRSVVTLFRFGEVAMSHTRTKMEERWTIEEVAFNVPGLSQDCFISPADLRSSSLLTEACEYSDREEKGKSSIVLAAHRAKVAALEKGKLGNDHPVWHIDV, from the exons ATGGAAATGGAGAAGAAGCAAGGATTTTTCTCAGCGCTCAGAGACGAAGTCATCAGAAGCTTTACCCCTTCTCGCTCCAGGCCACGTTCTCGTTCCGCGAGCCCGTCCCGCTCAAACTCACACATGAAGGCTCTTCTCTGGGGCAGGAAGAAGCTACTCGCAAGCTCCGGATGCAGCCGCGCCGCCGGAGGATATCACCTAGCTTCGCAACCGGAGCCGTTAATCGGAAGATCGGAGAGCCTAAGACCTGTAATCGAAGGTCCTGTTCCAGATAACGACGAAACTCAAACGGATTCGAAACGAATCGGGTCGGGTCTAGGTCACTGGGTCAAAGGCCAGATGTCACGTGCTCCCTCCGTGGCTTCTACGAGGTCCGACTTAAGGCTCCTCCTCGGCGTCTTGGGAGCTCCTCTCGCACCTATTAAAGTCTCTTCCTCCATCAGAGACTCTCCCATC GAAACTTCAACTGCACACTACATTCTGCAACAGTACACGGCGGCTTCAGGCGGCCAGAAGCTACAAAACTCCGTCAAAAACGCTTATGCTAATGGTAAGGTCAAGATGATAACCTCAGAGCTCGAAACTCCGACGAGAACTGTCCGTAACCGAAACCCGACAAAGCCTGAAACGGGAGGTTTTGTCCTCTGGCAGATGAATCCCGACATGTGGTACGTTGAGCTCTCTGTTGGTAGTAGTAAGGTTCGTGCTGGCTGTAATGGGAAGCTTGTTTGGAGACACACTCCTTGGCTCGGTTCCCACACTGCTAGTGGACCCGTCAGGCCACTTCGCCGTGCACTTCAG GGACTTGATCCGAGAACTACTGCTGCTATCTTTGCTGGGTCGAAATGTGTGGGAGAGAAGAAAGTGAACGGTGAAGATTCTTTCATTCTGAAGCTGTGTACTGACCCTGGAACACTTAAGGCGAGGAGTGAAGGACCAGCGGAGATCGTGAGACACATTCTCTTCGGTTACTTCAGCCAAAGGACAGGACTTTTGGTTCAAATCGAGGATTCTCAGCTGATCCGGATCCAGTCTAACAGTGGTGATGCTGTTTACTGGGAGACCACGATCAACTCGTCTCTGGAGGATTATAGACAAGTGGAAGGGATCATGATTGCTCACTCTGGACGCTCTGTTGTTACCCTTTTTAGATTCGGGGAAGTTGCGATGAGCCACACTAGGACAAAGATGGAGGAAAGATGGACCATTGAAGAGGTTGCTTTCAATGTTCCTGGTCTGTCTCAAGACTGCTTTATCTCACCGGCTGATCTTAGGTCTAGTTCTTTACTAACCGAGGCGTGTGAGTACTCGGATCGAGAAGAGAAAGGGAAGAGCTCGATCGTGTTGGCAGCTCATAGAGCTAAAGTTGCAGCATTGGAGAAAGGAAAGTTAGGCAATGACCACCCGGTATGGCATATTGATGTCTGA
- the LOC106397236 gene encoding uncharacterized protein LOC106397236 isoform X1, with amino-acid sequence MEMEKKQGFFSALRDEVIRSFTPSRSRPRSRSASPSRSNSHMKALLWGRKKLLASSGCSRAAGGYHLASQPEPLIGRSESLRPVIEGPVPDNDETQTDSKRIGSGLGHWVKGQMSRAPSVASTRSDLRLLLGVLGAPLAPIKVSSSIRDSPIVVSLSQHYFPETSTAHYILQQYTAASGGQKLQNSVKNAYANGKVKMITSELETPTRTVRNRNPTKPETGGFVLWQMNPDMWYVELSVGSSKVRAGCNGKLVWRHTPWLGSHTASGPVRPLRRALQGLDPRTTAAIFAGSKCVGEKKVNGEDSFILKLCTDPGTLKARSEGPAEIVRHILFGYFSQRTGLLVQIEDSQLIRIQSNSGDAVYWETTINSSLEDYRQVEGIMIAHSGRSVVTLFRFGEVAMSHTRTKMEERWTIEEVAFNVPGLSQDCFISPADLRSSSLLTEACEYSDREEKGKSSIVLAAHRAKVAALEKGKLGNDHPVWHIDV; translated from the exons ATGGAAATGGAGAAGAAGCAAGGATTTTTCTCAGCGCTCAGAGACGAAGTCATCAGAAGCTTTACCCCTTCTCGCTCCAGGCCACGTTCTCGTTCCGCGAGCCCGTCCCGCTCAAACTCACACATGAAGGCTCTTCTCTGGGGCAGGAAGAAGCTACTCGCAAGCTCCGGATGCAGCCGCGCCGCCGGAGGATATCACCTAGCTTCGCAACCGGAGCCGTTAATCGGAAGATCGGAGAGCCTAAGACCTGTAATCGAAGGTCCTGTTCCAGATAACGACGAAACTCAAACGGATTCGAAACGAATCGGGTCGGGTCTAGGTCACTGGGTCAAAGGCCAGATGTCACGTGCTCCCTCCGTGGCTTCTACGAGGTCCGACTTAAGGCTCCTCCTCGGCGTCTTGGGAGCTCCTCTCGCACCTATTAAAGTCTCTTCCTCCATCAGAGACTCTCCCATCGTTGTTAGTCTCTCTCAACATTACTTTCCG GAAACTTCAACTGCACACTACATTCTGCAACAGTACACGGCGGCTTCAGGCGGCCAGAAGCTACAAAACTCCGTCAAAAACGCTTATGCTAATGGTAAGGTCAAGATGATAACCTCAGAGCTCGAAACTCCGACGAGAACTGTCCGTAACCGAAACCCGACAAAGCCTGAAACGGGAGGTTTTGTCCTCTGGCAGATGAATCCCGACATGTGGTACGTTGAGCTCTCTGTTGGTAGTAGTAAGGTTCGTGCTGGCTGTAATGGGAAGCTTGTTTGGAGACACACTCCTTGGCTCGGTTCCCACACTGCTAGTGGACCCGTCAGGCCACTTCGCCGTGCACTTCAG GGACTTGATCCGAGAACTACTGCTGCTATCTTTGCTGGGTCGAAATGTGTGGGAGAGAAGAAAGTGAACGGTGAAGATTCTTTCATTCTGAAGCTGTGTACTGACCCTGGAACACTTAAGGCGAGGAGTGAAGGACCAGCGGAGATCGTGAGACACATTCTCTTCGGTTACTTCAGCCAAAGGACAGGACTTTTGGTTCAAATCGAGGATTCTCAGCTGATCCGGATCCAGTCTAACAGTGGTGATGCTGTTTACTGGGAGACCACGATCAACTCGTCTCTGGAGGATTATAGACAAGTGGAAGGGATCATGATTGCTCACTCTGGACGCTCTGTTGTTACCCTTTTTAGATTCGGGGAAGTTGCGATGAGCCACACTAGGACAAAGATGGAGGAAAGATGGACCATTGAAGAGGTTGCTTTCAATGTTCCTGGTCTGTCTCAAGACTGCTTTATCTCACCGGCTGATCTTAGGTCTAGTTCTTTACTAACCGAGGCGTGTGAGTACTCGGATCGAGAAGAGAAAGGGAAGAGCTCGATCGTGTTGGCAGCTCATAGAGCTAAAGTTGCAGCATTGGAGAAAGGAAAGTTAGGCAATGACCACCCGGTATGGCATATTGATGTCTGA